A single window of Lepeophtheirus salmonis chromosome 2, UVic_Lsal_1.4, whole genome shotgun sequence DNA harbors:
- the Naglu gene encoding alpha-N-acetylglucosaminidase: protein MIQELFVPTLLLLGICNGGKWENLKPSVSPKIQEASVLDMLHQLIPSHTHLFTISVEEDLSHGRDVAILTSFKRNGSVRLNVRANSGVSAAWGIGEYIKKEIGGHFSWDTVRIEFPDVLPLLPQITFETHEKFKYWDNVCTFGYSYPFWDWVDWEKHINWMALNGINLALAFTGQEVIWYRVYSKMGLSDRSVFSFFSGPAFLPWNRMGNMNGFGGPLSLNFLEKKRVLQHQILTKLRNLGIITVLPGFAGYVPDDMPSLYPNASFSKMGPWCSFPQTTLLNLNDSLFQEISSLFLKEYIQEYGTDHAYNIDVFNEMTPQTTNPDYFFNSSKSIYKGMVGEDPDAVWIMQGWLFLNSFWKDPQIRALLTANPIGTMIILDLDSTNREQYTKTKGYYGQPFIFNNLNNFGGAIGLYGRTSIINERIFKVRIKYDNLVGIGFTPEGLTDTFAPTELMSEMSWRKKPLNHNEIKTWYSMYAERRYGMDHSCSKEAWTILSTSVFNATGDNFHRLTLLMTSPHPTKRNVAWYSVHDLVKAWDSMINCINVDPKYMESSGFKFDIIDLTRQVIADLSPYWFYESNRCFLVHDMNGLVSNMTPFFDILNDLDLLLNTDERFMFGKWIKDARRTGTSMNESNLFEFNARNQVTIWGPRGEISDYAAKQWGGLIKGFYIPRFVMYFNQLVMDLAHGKKFNKAKFNRNFLEKFGVPFSSSRKKFPINPVSNTIDTVLNIYSKWRNIFTESFLNSVDKNAKKI from the exons atgatTCAAGAATTATTCGTCCCAACCCTCCTACTCCTTGGGATCTGTAATGGTGGAAAATGGGAAAATTTAAAGCCAAGCGTGAGCCCAAAAATTCAAGAAGCGTCCGTTTTGGATATGCTTCATCAACTTATTCCTTCCcacacacatttatttacaatatctGTGGAGGAGGATTTGAGTCACGGAAGAGATGTGGCTATATTGAcgtcttttaaaagaaatgggTCCGTTCGTTTGAATGTAAGAGCAAATAGTGGGGTCTCAGCAGCTTGGGGAATAGGAGAGTACATCAAGAAAGAAATTGGAGGGCATTTCTCGTGGGACACTGTTAGAATAG aattcccaGACGTTCTACCGTTACTTCCTCAAATCACTTTTGAAACGCatgaaaagtttaaatattggGATAATGTATGTACCTTTGGATATTCGTACCCATTTTGGGATTGGGTGGATTGGGAAAAGCACATCAATTGGATGGCATTAAATGGCATCAACTTAGCTTTAGCTTTCACTGGACAAGAAGTTATATGGTACAGAGTCTATAGTAAG ATGGGTCTGTCAGATAGATCagtcttctcctttttttctggTCCGGCATTTCTCCCTTGGAATCGAATGGGCAACATGAATGGATTTGGTGGACCCCTGTCACTCAACTTCCTTGAAAAGAAACGAGTTCTACAACATCAGATTCTTACAAAATTACGAAATTTGGGCATTATTACAGTTTTACCAGGCTTTGCGGGCTATGTTCCCGACGATATGCCTTCGCTATATCCCAATGCATCCTTTTCTAAAATGGGACCTTGGTGTTCTTTCCCTCAAACCACtcttttgaatttaaatgatAGTTTGTTTCAGGAAAtcagttctttatttttaaaggaatacaTTCAAGAGTATGGAACCGATCATGCTTACAACATTgatgtttttaatgaaatgacGCCACAGACGACCAATCCAGACTATTTCTTCAATAGTTCCAAAAGTATTTACAAGGGCATGGTTGGCGAAGATCCTGATGCTGTTTGGATTATGCAGGGCTGGCTATTTCTAAATTCCTTCTGGAAAGATCCACAAATACGGGCTCTTTTAACCGCAAATCCTATAGGAACAATGATTATTTTAGATTTGGATTCGACAAATAGAGAACAATATACAAAAACCAAGGGATATTATGGACAACCCTTTATAttcaacaatttgaataattttgggGGTGCTATAGGATTATACGGCAGAACAAGCATAATTAATGAAAGGATATTTAAGGTCAGGATAAAATACGATAACTTGGTGGGGATCGGATTTACTCCAGAAGGATTAACAGATACGTTTGCCCCAACTGAATTGATGAGTGAGATGTCATGGAGGAAAAAACCCTTGAATCATAATGAGATAAAAACTTGGTATTCGATGTATGCCGAACGACGATATGGAATGGACCATTCATGCTCTAAGGAGGCCTGGACTATTCTATCAACGAGTGTTTTTAATGCAACAGGGGATAATTTTCATCGTTTAACTCTATTAATGACCTCTCCTCATCCAACTAAAAGAAATGTCGCTTGGTATTCGGTCCATGACTTGGTCAAAGCATGGGATTCAATGATAAATTGCATCAATGTTGATCCGAAATATATGGAATCAAGTGGATTTAA GTTTGATATTATTGACTTGACTCGCCAAGTCATTGCCGATTTATCCCCTTACTGGTTTTATGAATCGAATAGATGTTTTCTAGTTCATGATATGAATGGTCTCGTATCTAATATGACtcctttttttgacattttaaacgATTTGGACTTACTTCTTAATACAGATGAACGCTTCATGTTTGGAAAGTGGATTAAGGATGCACGAAGAACTGGGACTTCAATGAATGAGtccaatttatttgaatttaatgcaAGGAATCAAGTCACTATATGGGGACCTAGGGGAGAGATTTCTGACTATGCAGCAAAGCAATGGGGTGGACTGATTAAAGGATTCTACATTCCACGATTTGTCATGTACTTTAACCAACTCGTTATGGATTTGGCTCatggtaaaaaatttaataaagcaaagttcaATAGGAATTTTCTAGAGAAATTTGGAGTTCCATTCTCAAGTAGTAGAAAAAAATTCCCTATAAATCCTGTTTCTAATACAATAGATACtgtattaaacatatattcaaaatggAGGAACATTTTTACGGAATCATTCTTGAACTCTGTCGACaaaaatgcaaagaaaatttGA
- the LOC121132304 gene encoding carboxylic ester hydrolase translates to MKYFIIMFWFLPFLSIILSVHGEENLDPNPLVGDGIDAEEAKALRQSPFKLAISNSKTQGSITGVVEATELDNVFYSFRGIRYASAERWKDPKVLLDDWTQLPNAQDGPACPQEPKEGYIISEENCLWLNVFTPELSELENPSLEAKYDVANGFLHEHKFSKHAVIVFLHPAGPHWDKGWAADEDYGPLHLLDYETLLVTVNYRIGEFGFGNGKNLGLKDQNAALKWVNKNIDRFGGDANRVTIIGHGSGGAAAHFHLLSPMSAGLFKSAISMSGSALNPWAFVPSSEWENGKGRIGPTVDGEFLTGNPEELIKSGRFQKDCQWIAGVVSEEGKLLATQTNMNGLESFLKSFGFKSSDFKDISNAYIKNKLGKVEDLISDVLYNIGMDRSMRLMAENSNRGIYAYKLHQPNITIPDIPLSHGDELPYLFPMTLADPLQKDDEDQVFRNILLRMFSDFVRFGHPTANTWNRQHLHHSYWRHFKLNKPEYLDLKMNNIKMKEGMFRDRLEFWRKHLEEPKIKNEL, encoded by the coding sequence atgaaatatttcatcatcatgTTCTGGTTCCTGCCTTTTCTCTCCATTATTCTATCAGTCCACGGAGAAGAAAATTTAGATCCTAATCCGCTCGTAGGGGACGGTATTGATGCTGAAGAGGCTAAAGCACTAAGACAAAGTCCTTTTAAACTAGCAATATCAAATTCTAAGACTCAAGGGTCTATCACAGGAGTTGTTGAGGCTACTGAGCTCGACAATGTCTTTTATTCATTTCGTGGTATACGCTATGCTTCTGCAGAGCGATGGAAGGATCCTAAAGTTTTACTGGATGATTGGACTCAGTTGCCTAATGCTCAAGACGGACCGGCCTGTCCCCAAGAGCCGAAAGAGGGCTACATAATTTCTGAAGAAAATTGTCTTTGGCTGAATGTGTTCACTCCTGAATTGTCCGAACTCGAAAATCCAAGTTTAGAAGCTAAATATGATGTGGCTAATGGATTTCTGCACGAGCACAAGTTTTCTAAACACGCAGTTATTGTCTTTTTGCATCCTGCTGGTCCTCATTGGGACAAAGGATGGGCTGCAGACGAAGACTATGGTCCACTTCATCTTCTAGATTATGAAACTCTTCTTGTTACTGTGAATTACCGAATTGGAGAATTTGGTTTTGGCAATGGAAAAAACCTTGGCCTTAAAGATCAAAATGCTGCTCTTAAATgggtgaataaaaatatagatcgGTTTGGAGGGGATGCAAATCGTGTTACAATTATTGGGCATGGCTCTGGGGGTGCTGCAGCTCATTTTCACCTTTTGAGTCCAATGAGTGCTGGTTTGTTTAAATCGGCAATATCCATGAGTGGATCTGCCCTTAACCCCTGGGCTTTTGTTCCTAGTAGTGAGTGGGAAAATGGGAAAGGTAGAATTGGCCCAACTGTTGATGGAGAGTTTCTAACAGGTAATCCAGAAGAGCTCATCAAGTCTGGTCGTTTTCAAAAGGATTGTCAATGGATTGCTGGAGTTGTTTCCGAAGAGGGGAAATTATTAGCTACCCAAACAAACATGAATGGTTTAGAGTCGTTTTTAAAGTCATTTGGATTCAAATCTTCGGACTTTAAGGATATATCTAAcgcatatattaaaaataagcttGGGAAAGTAGAGGACTTGATCTCTGATGTTCTTTACAATATTGGCATGGACCGATCTATGCGGCTCATGGCGGAAAACTCCAATAGGGGAATATATGCTTATAAACTTCATCAACCTAATATTACCATTCCTGATATTCCTTTATCACACGGGGATGAGCTACCTTATTTATTTCCCATGACTTTGGCCGATCCTTTGCAAAAAGATGACGAGGATCaagtatttagaaatatattacttCGAATGTTTTCTGATTTCGTTCGCTTCGGTCATCCTACAGCAAATACCTGGAATCGTCAACATTTACATCATTCCTACTGGAGacattttaaactaaataaaccAGAGTATTtggatttgaaaatgaataatatcaaaatgaagGAAGGTATGTTCCGAGACCGATTAGAATTTTGGAGAAAGCACTTGGAAGAGCCAAAGATTAAAAATGAGCTTTAA
- the LOC121132306 gene encoding isocitrate dehydrogenase [NADP] cytoplasmic, giving the protein MSLTKVGSNLIRTALRLHPEVIARPVSSSQTRVQTREYGTQKRIKVDKPIVEMDGDEMTRIIWSMIKEKLIFPYLDLECIYYDLGLPHRDATNDQVTIDSAHATLKHNVAIKCATITPDEQRVEEFKLKKMWLSPNGTIRNILGGTVFREPILCKSIPRIVPGWTDPICIGRHAHGDQYKATDMVIPGNGIVKLTYTDENGKSTEHTIYEFKNGGGVILGMYNLDKSIEDFAHASFMIALQKKWPLYLSTKNTILKKYDGRFKDIFQDIFEKNYKTKFDAEGIWYEHRLIDDMVAQAMKSSGKFVWACKNYDGDVQSDIVAQGYGSLGLMTSVLMCPDGKTVESEAAHGTVTRHYRQHQKGLDTSTNPIASIFAWTRGLAHRAKIDNNPDLLKYCNALEAACIDSVNNGHVTKDLAVCIHGLPNVKEGMFLNTKDFMLVVEEEFKRKMSQL; this is encoded by the exons ATGTCTCTTACTAAAGTAGGATCCAATTTAATACGAACAGCACTTCGACTTCATCCGGAGGTTATTGCTCGTCCTGTATCTTCGTCCCAAACTCGTGTTCAAACTCGGGAAT ATGGAACGCAAAAACGCATCAAAGTGGATAAACCCATTGTCGAGATGGATGGAGATGAAATGACTCGCATTATTTGGTCTATGATAAAGGAAAAACTCATTTTTCCATACTTGGATTTAGAATGTATTTACTATGACTTGGGACTCCCTCATCGTGATGCGACGAATGATCAAGTCACAATTGACTCAGCCCATGCTACTCTCAAGCACAATGTAGCGATCAAATGTGCTACTATTACGCCCGACGAACAAAGAGTCGAAG agtttaaattaaaaaagatgtgGTTGTCACCAAATGGAACCATTCGTAATATCCTTGGTGGAACTGTATTTAGAGAACCTATTCTTTGTAAATCCATTCCTCGTATTGTTCCTGGTTGGACAGATCCTATTTGCATTGGGAGACACGCTCATGGTGATCAATACAAAGCCACTGATATGGTCATTCCTGGAAATGGAATA GTTAAGCTCACATATACTGATGAAAATGGGAAATCAACTGAACATACAATCTACGAATTCAAAAATGGTGGAGGTGTTATTCTCGGAATgtataatttagataaatcaATCGAAGACTTTGCGCATGCATCTTTCATGATTGCTCTGCAAAAGAAATGGCCTCTCTATCTCTCTACTAAAaacactattttgaaaaaatatgatggtcgattcaaggatatttttcaagatatttttgaGAA AAATTACAAAACGAAGTTTGATGCTGAGGGAATTTGGTATGAACATCGGTTAATCGATGATATGGTAGCTCAAGCAATGAAGTCATCCGGAAAATTCGTCTGGGCCTGTAAGAACTATGATGGTGACGTACAATCTGACATTGTTGCACAAGGATATGGATCCTTGGGTCTTATGACATCAGTTTTAATGTGCCCTGACGGCAAAACTGTTGAGTCCGAAGCTGCCCATGGCACAGTTACACGTCATTACCGACAACATCAAAAAGGATTGGATACTTCAACAAACCCCATCGCTAGTATATTTGCGTGGACTCGAGGACTAGCTCACCGAGCAAAAATTGATAACAATCCAGATTTATTGAA gtACTGTAATGCTTTGGAGGCCGCCTGTATTGATTCAGTTAATAATGGTcacgtaaccaaggatttggcCGTATGTATCCACGGGTTGCCAAATGTTAAAGAGGGGATGTTTTTAAATACTAAGGATTTTATGTTAGTTGTTGAAGAAGAATTTAAGAGGAAAATGTCCCAACTATAA
- the LOC121132305 gene encoding uncharacterized protein C2orf42 homolog — protein sequence MSGMNQSLFGGLGKATRRGIRKCPKCNTVNGTRGLSCKNKSCEFVFKEPNPDGKKLICPSLLPGTLYSVRHSSSSRSFIYTHGNESRCTECSNGPCRRLSPIPSAHQEAIPFTLKVSILNEMSFEDSLKHEIYSRAKEPGPLVQRVSRSWMVVKKSSHEESQLPYVHIRFGVKFYNCSCADTSGKCFHFLASLAVFAGDPVLSKEFSRFTALLSDEMIIPPSVLSIQDQNGETLQVSVVEDDLHKELDFLSALDEPVAALSVDEHNELISLPFSEDIMSASSSPNCFLSQTSPSKRLKNAGSEVKDIIIEYSFLEWLASVTERINQCMHYQFDGRPSPLIFHAPQAFFNQLRERISSVSKKTCFLNTTTLVRKDSLPIGTFIKYSWSITNIFHVKDIFDTDDVPLEITQTFSENKDGTYDVLPPLAQSNKRSLLISNNNNNSVRSPELKTYLKVGQMSFDCKDTTPFVIEWIPDILPIMKVGELRVKFEYGHNRNGVLDKSPRFRSTHCLP from the exons ATGAGTGGAATGAATCAAAGTCTTTTTGGCGGTCTTGGAAAGGCCACTCGTCGCGGGATTCGAAAATGTCCTAAATGCAATACTGTTAATGGAACTCGTGGCCTTAGTTGTAAGAATAAGTCATGTGAATTTgtttttaag gaACCGAACCCGGATGGAAAGAAGCTCATTTGTCCCTCTTTGCTCCCTGGAACTTTGTATTCTGTGAGACATTCATCATCGTCCAGATCTTTTATCTATACGCATGGAAATGAGTCCCGTTGCACGGAATGCAGCAATGGACCTTGTCGGCGACTGTCCCCAATCCCCTCTGCTCATCAAGAAGCTATTCCTTTTACCCTTAAAG ttTCAATACTGAATGAAATGTCATTTGAAGATTCTCTGAAGCATGAAATTTACTCTAGAGCCAAAGAGCCTGGCCCTTTGGTTCAAAGAGTGTCCCGCTCATGGATGGTTGTCAAAAAATCATCTCATGAGGAATCACAATTACCCTATGTTCACATACGTTTTGGTGTCAAGTTCTATAACTGTAGTTGCGCAGATACTAGTGGAAAGTGTTTTCACTTCCTCGCATCCCTTGCTGTTTTTGCTGGGGATCCTGTACTATCTAAAGAATTCTCTAGATTTACTGCTCTCTTATCTGATGAAATGATCATACCTCCATCCGTTCTTTCAATCCAAGATCAGAATGGTGAAACCTTACAGGTATCCGTTGTTGAAGATGATCTACATAAAGAACTCGACTTCCTTTCTGCTCTTGATGAGCCTGTTGCTGCTCTGAGTGTTGATGAACACAATGAACTTATTTCCTTACCTTTCTCAGAGGACATCATGAGCGCCTCCTCATCCCCTAACTGTTTTCTTTCCCAAACCAGTCCTTCAAAACGACTGAAAAATGCAGGTTCAGAAGtcaaagatataattattgaatattcgtTCCTAGAGTGGCTTGCCAGTGTCACTGAGAGAATCAATCAGTGTATGCATTATCAGTTTGACGGTAGACCAAGTCCACTTATTTTCCATGCACCTCAGGCTTTTTTTAATCAGCTAAGAGAAAGGATATCCTCAGTGAGCAAGAAGACATGTTTTCTAAACACTACCACACTTGTCAGAAAAGACTCCTTACCTATTGGaacatttataaagtattcGTGGAGTATAACCAATATATTTCACGTCAAGGATATCTTTGATACGGACGACGTTCCTCTAGAAATTACCCAAACCTTTTCCGAAAATAAAGACGGTACCTATGATGTTTTACCTCCTCTTGCTCAATCCAATAAACGTTCCCTCCTcataagtaataacaataataattcagTCCGGTCCCCAGAATTGAAAACTTACCTCAAGGTTGGACAAATGTCGTTCGATTGCAAGGATACAACACCTTTTGTAATCGAGTGGATCCCAGATATTCTCCCTATCATGAAAGTTGGTGAGCTGAGGGTTAAGTTTGAGTATGGACATAATAGAAATGGGGTATTGGACAAAAGTCCACGCTTTAGAAGCACTCATTGCCTCCCATGA
- the LOC121132307 gene encoding elongation factor 1-alpha, translating into MGKEKVHINIVVIGHVDSGKSTTTGHLIYQCGGIDKRTIEKFEKEAQEMGKGSFKYAWVLDKLKAERERGITIDIALWKFETPKFYVTIIDAPGHRDFIKNMITGTSQADCGVLIIASGTGEFEAGISKNGQTREHALLAYTLGVKQLIVGVNKMDSTEPPYSQARFEEIKKEVSGYIKKVGYNPATVPFVPISGWHGDNMLQTSPNMSWYKGWEITRKEGKASGTTLLDALDSIVPPARPTDKPLRLPLQDVYKIGGIGTVPVGRVETGILKPGMVVTFAPNNLTTEVKSVEMHHESLPEATPGDNVGFNIKNVSVKDIKRGYVASDSKNKPAVGCKDFTAQVIVLNHPGEICNGYTPVLDCHTAHIACKFNQIKEKVDRRTGKSTESNPKSIKSGDAGIVELVPSKPMCVEAFSDFPPLGRFAVRDMRQTVAVGVIKSMCPKEVSGTTTKAAQKAQKKK; encoded by the exons ATGGGAAAGGAAAAGGTCCATATCAACATTGTCGTCATCGGCCACGTCGACTCTGGTAAGTCAACCACCACCGGTCATTTGATCTACCAATGTGGAGGTATCGACAAGAGAACGATTGAGAAGTTCGAGAAGGAAGCCCAGGAA ATGGGAAAGGGATCCTTCAAGTACGCCTGGGTTTTGGACAAACTGAAGGCCGAGCGTGAGCGTGGTATCACCATCGATATTGCCTTGTGGAAGTTCGAGACCCCCAAATTCTATGTGACCATCATCGACGCTCCCGGACACAGAGATTTCATCAAGAACATGATCACTGGCACTTCGCAAGCTGATTGTGGTGTTTTGATCATCGCCTCCGGTACCGGAGAGTTCGAGGCTGGTATTTCCAAGAACGGACAAACTCGTGAACACGCCTTGTTGGCCTACACTTTGGGTGTGAAGCAATTGATTGTTGGCGTGAACAAGATGGACTCAACGGAGCCTCCCTATTCACAAGCTCGCTTCGAAGAAATCAAGAAGGAAGTCTCTGGATACATCAAGAAGGTTGGCTACAACCCCGCCACTGTTCCCTTCGTGCCCATCTCCGGATGGCACGGAGACAACATGTTGCAAACTTCTCCCAACATGTCCTGGTACAAGGGATGGGAAATCACCCGTAAGGAAGGAAAAGCATCTGGAACCACCCTTTTGGACGCCCTCGACTCCATCGTTCCCCCAGCTCGTCCCACAGACAAGCCTCTTCGTCTCCCCCTTCAAGATGTCTACAAAATTGGAGGTATTGGAACAGTGCCCGTCGGTCGTGTTGAGACCGGTATCTTGAAACCTGGAATGGTCGTGACCTTTGCCCCCAACAACTTGACTACTGAGGTCAAGTCCGTTGAGATGCATCACGAATCTCTCCCAGAAGCTACCCCTGGAGACAACGTTGGATTCAACATCAAGAACGTGTCTGTCAAGGACATCAAGAGAGGATATGTTGCCTCAGACTCTAAGAACAAGCCCGCTGTTGGCTGCAAGGACTTCACCGCTCAAGTCATTGTCTTGAACCACCCTGGTGAGATCTGCAACGGATACACTCCAGTATTGGATTGCCACACCGCTCACATCGCCTGCAAGTTTAACCAAATCAAGGAAAAGGTCGACAGACGTACTG gtAAATCCACTGAAAGTAACCCCAAGTCCATCAAGTCTGGTGATGCCGGCATTGTGGAGTTGGTACCTAGCAAACCCATGTGCGTTGAAGCTTTCTCAGACTTCCCTCCCCTCGGACGTTTCGCTGTTCGTGATATGAGGCAAACTGTTGCCGTTGGTGTCATCAAATCCATGTGCCCCAAGGAAGTCAGTGGAACCACCACCAAGGCCGCACAAAAGGCCCAAAAGAAGAAATAA